The Gigantopelta aegis isolate Gae_Host chromosome 3, Gae_host_genome, whole genome shotgun sequence genome segment AATGTCGGAGTTCGATGATTATGTCGATGTCATCTGTAAGGGTTTTATGTGTTGCCTCTCGattaaaaaaaaggtgaaaTAATTGGTGGCCTTCTaaattatatcaaatatttattcagaACCATGTGTAACTCGGGGTGGGGTGgaacggggtggggtggggtgataCGATGGTTTGGCCATTTTAAGGGGGTACTCTACACAGCTAAACAGGTTAGGTATTATAtgattttacatattataatcaTGCTATTCATAGTCAGTACGTACCTTTTCCACCATTAAGTAGTTACATTGTACCCACTCATACCGCTCACTCCATATTAAACAGTTTAGTCTAACCCacatttttacaaatgtttggataaaattaatgatgtataaacgtgtattgtttttttaattaaataatagcttacataagtttaaaattaattcattactaggcctatattgtaacaaaatgtagggttttctatttatacaaatgtacaaacaatACCTTACGATACATAGCTTTTTCTTTCATTGTCTCAATACTCTCGGAACACTCATGCGGTATTCATGCACGTGCAATGAGGGGATGAGGGATGGGCTTAAATGTAACTGTCGTCCCTTACTAGTAGTACCATTCAGTGCTTGTATGCTGTTCAATAATGGAAAATCAAGCCAAGAGACATAGGAAAGCGAATTTTACAGACACTGAAATAAGAGTGCTATTAGAAGAAATAAGTGTTGatcataaaacattgtttatggCCAACAACCAAACTGTCACAAACAGGTTAAAGGGGGATATTTGGAAAAGAATAACTGCAAAAATCAGTGCATGCGGCGTGGCAGAACGTACACCACAAGAGGCGAAAGAAAAATGGAGATCGTTGAAAGGGGCCGTCCTAAACAAGCAGAAAAGACAGACGAAAACGGGAGGTGGACCACCAGATAAACCAGTGCCATACGAGGACATCATCGTGACCATAATTGGAGAAAATTCAAACCTCTACACTGGAATAGAAGGTAACCCTAGtttaatttacattattttcttgtattgtgcaagaaaacaaaaacaactattttctaacacatttaaaaagtaaaaccaaactcacattaatattttatttttaacaaaacaccatttcattttataatttcttttaaattttatggCAATGAATTTTATTCAATCAATACGTAATAAtgattattacaaaaataaataatattaggtataatttatttcttttcagtGCAAGGAACAGACACTTATGAAAACCCACAAACCCAAGCAGTCGAGTGCAAGAATAACACTGAAAATACGTGTGTGGTTTCCTCGGAACCCACGCCACATTGCTCAAAGGAATACCCTGAGGATTTGACATCCGTCCAAACTATCTCTGGCCCACCAACTTCATCTCTCACTTTAACACCGCTTTTAAATGTAGACACAACACTATGTCAGGACGATGATAATATAGCAGTTGCTATTGtaaatgaaagtaaaacatttgaAGCAAAACAATCAGCTTCACCATCacttgacaaaatattaataacgaAATCAAAGGcccaaaatagaaaaataaaaagaaagtccTTGGTGGAGAAAGGGCTAGATGATCATGAGAATGATCTATTTGAGGAATATCTCAAAAGTGAGATAGAAAAAAACAAGGCCATGACcatttttttcaataacaaaaacaaaaagattttGTTAGGAATTAAAAAACTTGAAAAAATTGAAAAGGAAGACgagttacataattaaattttgtaatgaaaactgcaataaattcatttaataatagGGATATTTGTATGAATACCCTGAATGAACTTATTACACCTACATTATTAATGAACAACATGCTATGAACAAATATGGTTTTTACGTTTTACTTAGGCAAAGTTATTGTTtacgtttattttgtaattgtaataCGTAATAAAGAAAGCAAATATTTATGTTGTTTCGTGGTCACTTTATTAAGCACAAGGAAGCAAAGTAATATTCaattaataatgtaatgtttatttaacacgaTGGACTTTCAGtgaaaataattgttgattaatCTCTCTCTGGCAGTTTTTCCAGAAGCAAGCCTGGCACGTTCTATCATTGGGTTGTTTACAGGTAGGACTTCCTCCATGTGGGCATCTGAAGCTTGTTCATAGTCAGGTTCATCGTCACTGTCACTGTCTGTGTCTGGGACATCTAAGTTGAGCCTTCTGGCATGGTTACTTAGCATAACACATACTGCAATAACTTTACATGCCTTGGCAGGAGTCAAACGAAGTCTGCGAAGACAGTGCCATCTCCTCTTCAAAACTCCTATGGCCCGTTCGATAGCTGTACGTGTTGAACTATGACTGAAGTTGTAGTTTCTCTCTTGACGTGTAGTGGGATTAGAAATCGGAGTTAACAACCAGTCACGCAACATATAGCCACTGTCTCCTAAGATGATTCCTCTCATAGGCTGCCTTTTGTTCTCAAAATCTTCGAATAAAGATGACTCTCGTAAATTTCTTGAATCATGTACACTTCCAGGCCATTTCGCAATACAGTTGATGAATATGAGGTCTGCGTCACACATcagctttaaaacaaatattaactgtttatgcatttgaaataatttacaaatgcatacaaaagatattTCAATCATAAATCAACATAAACACTTTATAATCCAGCCAGCACATTACCATATACTTATCAACATATACCCACCCATGCACCTCACCGAAAGCTAATCGTTaaatacctacctacatacatacatacatacatacctatatacacatgcacatacctACCGACCtacacacatacctacatacctatatacatacatacatattcatgaaatatatatttataatacataaatcATCTTACCTGAACATTGATGGAATGGTAGACTTTCCTGTTAACAAATTCATGTTCATTCTGCGTAGgagcttgtatttgaacttgaGTCCCATCGATGCATCCAACCACATTTGGAAATCCACTCATGtcataaaatttagtttttatggcatcttgtttttttccattgggTAATCGAACTCTTGTCACAGTTCGGCTTACGGTTGATTGGTCAACTCCTATAAGCTCCCCACAAACGTCTTGGAAACTGCCACTGGCAAAGTATCTAAGTGTAATTAGCACTTGCAGAAGAGGGGTCAATGAACCCATCCGTTTAGATAATAGAATATCGACGCTGATGTCATCTGTGATTGCTAGAATTTCCTGTCTTCTAAATGTAAACTTGGCAAATATGACATCATCGTCAAAAACATCAAACGGATGAATTCGGTCCCTAAATATTCTGTTTCTCCTCAGTAATCGGCGTTCTCGATAACGCTGAAGAATGACAGCAGCCATGTTGTTTTCTGACTTATACGCGGTTAAGATACTTAAACGCACAAAAAATTGTGTGTAACTTTATCCGCGTTTAAGACCTCCGGTTAGTCCTAACCGTGCTTCATGCATAGGAAATTTCAGTTTTTATACGCTGGTTAGAAATTAAACGCGGTTAAAATAGTTATACGGTCGTCATGCATACGGCCCCTGATCGTTGCAATAACTGAGCTCGAAGTAGGAATAATGGTTGATGATTCTACTGTTGATATATTGGCTTACGCTGACGACATCATTCTTTTAGCAGAATCAGAGGATGACCTCAATATCATGCTTGACTGTTTGAATATGTTGAAAAGTCTAAAGTGATACACTTCCGAAATCCATCAGTTGTAaagacaaactgtaactttatatGTGGAGATTGTTGAATGCTATAATTATTTGGGACTTCTCTTAACTGAGCATTTAAACTACGGCCGCATGGCCAGATCTGTAGCCTGTTCCGCCAGTAGCGCACTCGGTCTGTTAATCTCTAAATACAAATTTCTCGATAGAATGCAATATCGTACATACACCAAGCTCTACGATACTATGGTATGGTCCATTATTGACTATGGAGCAGCTATCTGGGGAACCTCACAATTTTCTTGTATTGATGCTACACATAACAGAGCCATACGTTTCTTTCTCGGATTACGAAAATACGCCCCAAATAACGCTGCAGGCGGGGACATGGGCTGGATTCCTCCAATAGTTCGGCAGTAGGGCACTGTATCAAGGCATTATATGAGATTGAGAAATTTGAATCAACACCGAATCACGTCTCACATCTGGTTGTGGTCTCACCGGTGGTCAACACGCAGGAAAAATAACTGGTCTTTAAAGTCAACAATAAATTCATTAAACTTGGGCTAAATCACTTCCTTAACTTACAATGCAAATATGGTAAAAGGTATGTAGTCAACAAGGTGAAGGACAGAGTCAACGAAGAAGTCTTAACAGAATGGAAACGGGCGTTTATACAACCACACGGCAGAACAGGTGTCGGGGGGGATAAATTAAGAATGTATTcttgttttaaagatatttttaaagtagAGCCCTATGTAACCAGTTACTTGCCTCGATACCACAGAAGTGCTCTCGCTAAGTTTAGATGCGGAGTTGCCCCCCTGAAAGTTGAAACCGGTCGATACAATAATACACCACTGGAAGAAAGAACGTGTTTTAATTGTCCCAACCACATTGAAGACGAGTGCCACGTTTTACTTGAATGTCcgttatatgtaaatattagatTAGAAGTACTCGCTTACTGTAGgacattacttttaaattttgatcACTGCACCGACATccaaaaagtgtgttttatctTGTCCTGTCccgatatatgtattttatctgCCAAAACCTGctattttattcttaaacatAGAAAATCCCTTTTATACACTATGAAATGATTCGTGTATATATCTTATTGTTTTATCGGTGCTGCAATTATTTTAGctgtatatttgttgttgttttttgtcttctttagaTGTTTTTATTCAATAGTCTCTCGTAACTCAATATAGAGTGGCTCATTACaactttattacttttattgattgtatgtatatgttgtatttttattttgttgtaatgaggtgagactttaataaactatctgtctgtctgtctgtcacacacacgcacgcacgcacacgcatacgcatacgcatacacgtacacacacgatATATAAAACAAGGTAATTTTATTGgaaattatatgaatattaaGTAGATTAATAGGACATATAATTAGCAATATTATGTTAAATGCATCTAATACACAAGgttacatatatacagaacattttattcaaatataatgaGCTAATTAGAAATGgcttaataaagttaaagttattaaaaatgcaACTGAAAATGTGAAAAAGCAATACGCAGTTTCTGTCTATTTAAGAGAAAGTATAAGTACAATACCCATTGAAGCGATACAATTCGTAATAAATTACCAACTTTTTTATGAAACcttattaatggaaataagagGCAAAACGATTTCATATTCTGcttacagaaaaaaagaaacaaaatgaattagaaaaacaaatatgtgacAAAATTAGAATGCAACGAAGAAAtgactaacataaatataatagaaaaaacaaaatacaactaGAGAAATTAAGAGAAGAATAATTAAAAGGACATTATGTAAGATCAAGAGCGAAATGGGTCGAATAAGCAGAAAAGCCTAAGAAATATTTCTGCAAAATGAAATCGAGAAATTATTACCGCAAGTTAATATCAACATTAAAGTTAGAAAATGGTGAGGAAATAACAAATCAGAAACAAATTctttaaaaacccaaacattttttattttattttttttaaaccctgtACTCTGCGCCCTCTAGTGAAGTAAGTGATGAGATTACAGATAAATTAAATGGAC includes the following:
- the LOC121369454 gene encoding uncharacterized protein LOC121369454, whose translation is MENQAKRHRKANFTDTEIRVLLEEISVDHKTLFMANNQTVTNRLKGDIWKRITAKISACGVAERTPQEAKEKWRSLKGAVLNKQKRQTKTGGGPPDKPVPYEDIIVTIIGENSNLYTGIEVQGTDTYENPQTQAVECKNNTENTCVVSSEPTPHCSKEYPEDLTSVQTISGPPTSSLTLTPLLNVDTTLCQDDDNIAVAIVNESKTFEAKQSASPSLDKILITKSKAQNRKIKRKSLVEKGLDDHENDLFEEYLKSEIEKNKAMTIFFNNKNKKILLGIKKLEKIEKEDELHN
- the LOC121368459 gene encoding putative nuclease HARBI1 → MAAVILQRYRERRLLRRNRIFRDRIHPFDVFDDDVIFAKFTFRRQEILAITDDISVDILLSKRMGSLTPLLQVLITLRYFASGSFQDVCGELIGVDQSTVSRTVTRVRLPNGKKQDAIKTKFYDMSGFPNVVGCIDGTQVQIQAPTQNEHEFVNRKVYHSINVQLMCDADLIFINCIAKWPGSVHDSRNLRESSLFEDFENKRQPMRGIILGDSGYMLRDWLLTPISNPTTRQERNYNFSHSSTRTAIERAIGVLKRRWHCLRRLRLTPAKACKVIAVCVMLSNHARRLNLDVPDTDSDSDDEPDYEQASDAHMEEVLPVNNPMIERARLASGKTARERLINNYFH